The following coding sequences are from one Burkholderia stabilis window:
- a CDS encoding alpha/beta hydrolase: MPLDPQAQALLAAFAQAPAIDFDQLTVPAYRASLAAGGAFAPGDAVAAEEDWQIPASGRQLSARLYRPDANGPLPLTVFFHGGGFVACGIDSHANVCRSLAKRARTLVLSVDYRLAPEARFPAAAHDACDAVRWAAANARDLGARAGAVAVAGDSAGGNLAAVAALQLRGSGIAIAHQLLLYPVVDCATEHPSYESLGDGYFLTAGWMRWFKRQYFDDGADRASPLASPLAVPDVAGAAPATIVSAEFDPLRDEAEAYAQRLAQAGTPVTLVRWPGQLHGFASMLGAVDAADRVLTFSADALRRAFDATEAQ; this comes from the coding sequence ATGCCGCTCGACCCTCAGGCGCAGGCGTTGCTCGCCGCGTTCGCCCAGGCCCCCGCGATCGATTTCGATCAGCTCACCGTTCCCGCTTATCGCGCGAGTCTCGCCGCGGGCGGCGCCTTCGCACCCGGCGACGCCGTCGCCGCCGAAGAGGACTGGCAGATCCCCGCTTCGGGGCGTCAGTTGTCCGCGCGGCTGTATCGGCCCGATGCCAACGGGCCGTTGCCGCTGACCGTGTTCTTCCACGGCGGCGGCTTCGTCGCGTGCGGCATCGATTCGCACGCGAACGTGTGCCGCAGTCTCGCGAAACGGGCGCGCACGCTCGTGCTGTCGGTCGACTACCGGCTCGCGCCCGAAGCGCGCTTTCCCGCGGCCGCACACGACGCGTGCGACGCCGTGCGCTGGGCTGCCGCGAATGCGCGCGATCTCGGCGCGCGCGCGGGCGCGGTGGCCGTGGCCGGCGACAGCGCCGGCGGCAATCTCGCGGCGGTCGCCGCGCTGCAGTTGCGCGGTTCGGGCATCGCCATCGCGCATCAGTTGCTGCTGTATCCGGTCGTCGATTGCGCGACCGAGCATCCGTCGTACGAATCGCTCGGCGACGGCTATTTCCTGACGGCGGGCTGGATGCGCTGGTTCAAGCGGCAGTATTTCGACGACGGCGCCGATCGCGCGTCGCCGCTCGCGAGCCCGCTCGCCGTGCCGGACGTCGCGGGCGCAGCGCCGGCGACGATCGTCAGCGCCGAGTTCGACCCGCTGCGCGACGAGGCCGAAGCGTATGCGCAGCGTCTCGCGCAAGCCGGCACGCCGGTGACGCTCGTGCGCTGGCCCGGCCAGCTTCACGGTTTCGCGAGCATGCTCGGCGCCGTCGATGCGGCCGACCGCGTGCTGACGTTCAGCGCCGACGCGCTGCGCCGCGCATTCGACGCGACGGAGGCGCAATGA
- a CDS encoding helix-turn-helix transcriptional regulator, with the protein METRWAPQESQATSEEADIGVADFSELMARIYQGPLETPPWASALELVRRWLQANYVTLILRAAASDRRAPLSVHASEFGPVVPDAGQAAYNDYYYSLDPFVGLPADRVVTVDDVFGDTGWLSSELYKQFLKPQDVRYILGADLRTPSGVECRFRVCRNHASKQFSARDKAICALLLPHLKRAIELHSRLDSAEVERSIYANAIDRMQVGTIALDENGTIIDMNSVADEILKQNNGLTIARGTIEATDAQENRTLKRLIRHAVMGHHGTAAATVEAMPITRSFDKPRLGLLVRTVLLSDWSEDNKRRPAVTLFLRDPDRKPQGAQEIIRKLFDLTPAETSLALLLTNGLTLEEAAEESGISKNTARTHLRAIFSKTGVTRQATLVRILLGSVVPLG; encoded by the coding sequence ATGGAGACGAGATGGGCTCCGCAAGAGAGCCAGGCAACAAGTGAAGAAGCCGACATCGGCGTCGCGGATTTCAGCGAGCTGATGGCGCGCATCTATCAGGGGCCGCTGGAAACGCCGCCGTGGGCCAGTGCGCTCGAACTGGTGCGCCGCTGGCTGCAGGCCAATTACGTGACGCTGATCCTGCGCGCGGCCGCGAGCGATCGCCGCGCGCCGCTGTCGGTGCACGCGTCGGAATTCGGCCCGGTCGTCCCGGATGCGGGCCAGGCGGCCTACAACGATTACTACTATTCACTCGACCCGTTCGTCGGCCTGCCGGCCGATCGCGTGGTCACGGTCGACGACGTGTTCGGCGACACGGGCTGGCTGTCGAGCGAGCTGTACAAGCAGTTCCTGAAGCCGCAGGACGTGCGCTACATCCTCGGCGCCGACCTGCGCACGCCGTCGGGCGTCGAATGCCGGTTCCGCGTATGCCGCAACCATGCGTCGAAGCAGTTCTCCGCGCGCGACAAGGCGATCTGCGCGCTGCTGCTGCCGCACCTGAAGCGCGCGATCGAACTGCATTCGCGGCTCGATTCGGCCGAGGTGGAACGCTCGATCTACGCGAATGCGATCGACCGGATGCAGGTCGGCACGATCGCGCTCGACGAGAACGGCACGATCATCGACATGAACAGCGTCGCCGACGAGATCCTCAAGCAGAACAATGGTCTGACGATTGCGCGCGGCACGATCGAGGCGACCGACGCGCAGGAGAACCGCACGCTGAAGCGACTGATCCGCCACGCGGTGATGGGACACCACGGCACGGCCGCGGCGACCGTCGAGGCGATGCCGATCACGCGCAGCTTCGACAAGCCGCGCCTCGGGCTGCTGGTACGCACGGTGCTGCTGTCCGACTGGTCGGAGGACAACAAGCGGCGGCCGGCCGTCACGCTGTTCCTGCGCGACCCCGACCGCAAGCCGCAGGGCGCGCAGGAAATCATCCGCAAGCTGTTCGACCTGACGCCCGCCGAGACGTCGCTCGCGCTGCTGCTGACCAACGGGCTGACGCTGGAGGAAGCGGCGGAGGAATCGGGAATCAGCAAGAACACCGCGCGTACGCACCTGCGCGCGATCTTCTCGAAGACGGGCGTCACGCGTCAGGCGACGCTCGTGCGGATCCTGCTCGGCAGCGTGGTGCCGCTCGGTTAA
- a CDS encoding cation diffusion facilitator family transporter → MKRTSRATPHVYAATSRALAVSLAINLLLLAVETLAAWSAHSSGLFADVAHAAIDLAADALILVACRLDARLPPERRPTYEPIALAGLGALLVATGAQMIWHATSRFDAPPAVQPVATTLALVAVTLAGKAALSYWMLRKARETGSALLEASGWHVRTDALSALLAALAMSAALVGFGRLDDVAALAIGALVIRTGAGFIRRGCAQWPALAEWTNRSTRGS, encoded by the coding sequence ATGAAGCGCACGTCGCGCGCCACGCCCCACGTTTATGCGGCCACGTCCCGCGCCCTCGCCGTCAGTCTCGCGATCAACCTGCTGCTGCTCGCCGTCGAGACGCTCGCGGCGTGGTCCGCGCATTCGTCGGGGCTGTTCGCGGATGTCGCGCACGCGGCGATCGATCTCGCGGCCGATGCGCTGATCCTCGTCGCGTGCCGGCTCGACGCGCGCCTGCCGCCGGAGCGGCGCCCGACCTACGAACCGATCGCGCTCGCGGGGCTGGGCGCATTGCTCGTCGCGACGGGCGCGCAGATGATCTGGCACGCGACGAGCCGGTTCGACGCGCCGCCCGCCGTGCAGCCGGTCGCGACGACGCTCGCGCTCGTCGCCGTCACGCTCGCCGGCAAGGCCGCGCTGTCGTACTGGATGCTGCGCAAGGCGCGCGAGACGGGCTCCGCATTGCTCGAGGCGAGCGGCTGGCATGTGCGGACCGACGCGCTGTCGGCGTTGCTGGCTGCGCTCGCGATGAGCGCGGCGCTGGTCGGCTTCGGCCGTCTCGACGACGTGGCCGCGCTTGCGATCGGTGCGCTCGTGATCCGCACGGGTGCCGGTTTCATCCGGCGCGGCTGCGCGCAGTGGCCGGCGCTGGCCGAGTGGACGAATCGATCGACGCGCGGGTCGTGA
- a CDS encoding S41 family peptidase yields MRLFTTLIWSLGISGWLPGCGGDGNEPVAPGGLPPAPPEMLRAALQDGAFVPQTHGIWALAGTGVVAEIGPHGAVIYNTTRTGNLCWRDPAYNASTAAVAGLIGMYAHWRGSLIFTDSPDGMQLHARPLAALPVACRMTGTGAPSPLATYDAVAALLLDFHTFAAEYGVDWPARIAKLRPQAAEARNDAALAPVLDTLLGPPVDAHTSIGDENDTFTFGWRYENAPQQTFRRLRRAWMKEARDTPFPAWLGAWQARQTQARIGLLRPDARGVEFDGSLLWGVLDGNIGYLAIDRMGGFAGGPIVSIEQDRARLAAKLDTALARLKDTQALVLDLSLNQGGAAQISHDIAARFADRKRLAYTRALPQAAGIAPQPFHVEPGGAVRYARPVVVLTSDVTVSAGEYLVLMMRTLPHVAQAGQTTQGALSGGFGKGLPNGWMMGIANHVTRDPAGVSYEARGIRPDVAFDVFPDDVPESGLARAVTRAAQLAVQRAL; encoded by the coding sequence ATGCGCCTCTTCACGACCCTGATCTGGAGCCTCGGCATTTCCGGCTGGTTGCCCGGTTGCGGCGGCGACGGCAACGAACCGGTCGCGCCGGGCGGACTGCCGCCGGCGCCGCCCGAGATGCTGCGCGCCGCGTTGCAGGACGGCGCGTTCGTGCCGCAGACGCACGGCATCTGGGCGCTCGCCGGCACCGGCGTCGTCGCCGAGATCGGACCGCACGGCGCGGTCATCTACAACACGACGCGCACCGGCAACCTGTGCTGGCGCGACCCCGCGTACAACGCGAGCACCGCGGCCGTTGCCGGCCTGATCGGGATGTATGCGCACTGGCGCGGCAGCCTGATCTTCACCGATTCGCCGGACGGCATGCAGTTGCATGCGCGCCCGCTGGCCGCGCTGCCCGTGGCATGCCGGATGACGGGCACCGGCGCGCCGTCGCCGCTTGCGACCTACGATGCCGTCGCGGCGCTGCTGCTCGATTTCCATACGTTCGCGGCCGAGTACGGCGTCGACTGGCCGGCGCGCATCGCGAAGCTGCGTCCGCAGGCAGCCGAGGCCCGTAACGACGCGGCGCTCGCCCCCGTGCTCGACACGCTGCTCGGGCCGCCCGTCGATGCGCATACCAGCATCGGCGACGAGAACGATACGTTCACGTTCGGCTGGCGCTACGAAAACGCGCCGCAGCAGACGTTTCGCCGATTGCGGCGCGCGTGGATGAAGGAGGCGCGCGATACGCCGTTTCCGGCCTGGCTCGGCGCGTGGCAGGCGCGGCAAACGCAGGCGCGGATCGGCCTGCTGCGCCCCGATGCGCGCGGCGTCGAATTCGACGGCAGCCTGCTCTGGGGCGTGCTCGACGGCAATATCGGCTATCTCGCGATCGACCGGATGGGCGGCTTCGCCGGCGGGCCGATCGTCAGCATCGAACAGGATCGGGCCCGGCTCGCCGCCAAGCTGGACACCGCGCTCGCGCGCCTGAAGGATACGCAGGCGCTCGTGCTCGATCTCTCGCTCAATCAAGGCGGCGCGGCGCAGATCTCGCACGACATCGCCGCCCGTTTCGCCGACCGCAAACGGCTCGCCTATACGCGCGCGTTGCCGCAGGCGGCCGGTATCGCGCCGCAACCGTTCCATGTCGAGCCGGGCGGCGCCGTCCGTTATGCGAGGCCCGTCGTCGTGCTGACGAGCGACGTCACCGTCAGCGCCGGCGAATACCTCGTGCTGATGATGCGCACGCTGCCGCACGTGGCGCAGGCCGGGCAGACCACGCAGGGCGCGCTATCCGGCGGCTTCGGCAAAGGCTTGCCGAACGGCTGGATGATGGGCATCGCCAATCACGTGACGCGCGACCCGGCCGGCGTATCGTACGAGGCGCGGGGAATCCGGCCCGATGTCGCATTCGACGTGTTTCCGGACGATGTGCCGGAATCGGGCCTCGCCCGCGCGGTGACGCGCGCCGCGCAACTGGCGGTGCAACGGGCGCTGTAG
- a CDS encoding DUF4156 domain-containing protein: MRPAWLLFLPVALAACAPLALSSAGRDVRVVMTDPGGTCRHLGDVTGSQGNFLIGGFIPDSSLETGARNDLKNRAAALGGNVVVLLTQRGTQSGSFDGNDGGYLRQTGVTLTGSVYRCPGTGA; the protein is encoded by the coding sequence ATGAGACCTGCCTGGTTGCTGTTCCTTCCTGTCGCGCTGGCGGCGTGCGCGCCGCTCGCGCTTTCCTCCGCGGGCCGCGACGTGCGCGTCGTCATGACCGACCCCGGCGGCACATGCCGTCATCTCGGCGACGTGACCGGCAGCCAGGGCAACTTCCTGATCGGCGGCTTCATCCCGGATTCGTCGCTCGAGACCGGCGCGCGCAATGACCTGAAGAACCGCGCCGCCGCGTTGGGCGGCAACGTCGTGGTGCTGCTGACGCAGCGCGGCACGCAAAGCGGCAGCTTCGACGGCAACGACGGCGGCTACCTGCGGCAGACCGGCGTCACGCTGACCGGCAGCGTCTACCGCTGCCCGGGCACCGGAGCGTGA
- a CDS encoding response regulator, translating into MTTILIADDHAVVREGIRGLLRLDASFAIVAETDDGASTIEKVREHRPDVLLLDLMMPGMGHAGVPAVIRAIRAASGDTHIMVLTSSDDDALALAAIDAGADSFLLKSMRGERLLQAIHAAVHGEPTLHPGIAQRMIGALRKPPRSPFAALTARELEVLRCLAEGGSNARIAATLGITEKTVKTHLGNVMSKLHLSDRTQAVALAWREGLMAPRS; encoded by the coding sequence ATGACCACGATCCTCATTGCCGACGATCACGCCGTCGTGCGCGAAGGCATCCGCGGCCTGTTGCGGCTCGATGCGTCATTCGCGATCGTCGCGGAAACCGACGACGGCGCCTCGACGATCGAGAAGGTGCGCGAGCATCGCCCCGACGTGCTGCTGCTCGACCTGATGATGCCCGGCATGGGCCACGCCGGTGTGCCGGCCGTCATTCGCGCGATTCGTGCGGCCAGCGGCGACACGCACATCATGGTGCTGACGTCGTCCGACGACGATGCGCTCGCACTCGCGGCGATCGACGCCGGCGCCGATTCGTTCCTGCTGAAATCGATGCGCGGCGAGCGCCTGCTGCAGGCGATCCATGCGGCTGTCCACGGCGAACCGACACTGCATCCCGGCATCGCGCAGCGCATGATCGGGGCGTTGCGCAAGCCGCCGCGCAGCCCGTTCGCCGCGCTGACCGCGCGCGAGCTGGAAGTGCTGCGTTGCCTGGCCGAAGGCGGCAGCAATGCGCGCATCGCGGCGACACTCGGGATCACGGAAAAAACCGTCAAGACGCATCTCGGCAACGTGATGTCGAAACTGCACCTGTCGGACCGCACGCAGGCCGTCGCGCTGGCGTGGCGGGAAGGACTGATGGCGCCAAGATCCTGA
- a CDS encoding HAMP domain-containing protein, producing MRKFRIGPRGLFVKLVPTFIVVGFVAMVLSSVLTSVLWRTHAESDIRRFLGNLDRTALAAAAGAVDLRDPIACRAAADAMFWRIAQDGARDVMDFAPMMGFFGAGRLQVRITRPDGVGCATAPAASPLLSDTFAAMPADPAVPETMLHRDGDWAIVTRIALAGGATARVGVHYWPGWQLHYEIADDASAYDLMRTVLYLGAMGASFAGLLVWLLVRRVRRMTAAADRWAAGDLSARIADASRDELGELAAHFNRMADALARTFGMQKALAVSVERTRIARDLHDTAKQRSFVLGLKLTELEYEAQRHPDLLPTVGAARRLADHLQQDLDNVVTGFSLPAIAEDGLRAAVSQAVRDLLAGSGIDWSLDLPDAAARTLDAQPSAAHELLMITHEATANALRHSGCRRIDIACEPGGAARASPGASSRWQWIVRDDGDGFDPAAVPVGMGLGNLRWRADALPGGKLDIVSGADGTRVTVHFNPMETA from the coding sequence TTGCGCAAATTCCGGATCGGCCCGCGTGGCTTGTTCGTCAAGCTCGTGCCGACGTTCATCGTGGTGGGGTTCGTGGCGATGGTGCTGTCGTCGGTGCTGACGAGCGTGCTGTGGCGCACCCATGCCGAAAGCGATATCCGCCGTTTTCTCGGCAACCTCGACCGCACTGCCCTGGCCGCCGCAGCCGGCGCCGTCGACTTGCGCGACCCGATCGCCTGTCGTGCCGCGGCCGACGCGATGTTCTGGCGGATCGCGCAGGACGGCGCGCGCGACGTGATGGACTTCGCGCCGATGATGGGCTTCTTCGGCGCCGGCCGGCTGCAGGTGCGCATTACGCGGCCGGATGGCGTCGGATGTGCGACCGCGCCGGCGGCGTCACCGCTGCTGTCCGACACGTTCGCCGCCATGCCGGCCGATCCGGCCGTGCCCGAGACGATGCTGCATCGTGACGGCGACTGGGCCATCGTCACGCGCATCGCGCTCGCCGGCGGCGCGACGGCGCGGGTGGGCGTCCATTACTGGCCGGGCTGGCAACTCCATTACGAGATCGCGGACGACGCATCGGCGTACGACCTGATGCGCACCGTGCTGTATCTCGGCGCGATGGGTGCAAGCTTCGCGGGGCTGCTGGTCTGGTTGCTGGTGCGGCGCGTGCGGCGGATGACGGCCGCGGCCGACCGCTGGGCGGCCGGCGACCTGTCGGCCCGGATCGCCGATGCGTCACGCGACGAACTCGGCGAACTGGCCGCGCATTTCAACCGGATGGCCGATGCGCTCGCGCGCACGTTCGGCATGCAGAAGGCGCTCGCGGTGTCGGTCGAGCGCACGCGCATCGCACGCGATCTGCACGACACCGCAAAGCAGCGCAGCTTCGTGCTCGGCCTCAAGCTGACCGAGCTGGAATACGAGGCGCAGCGCCATCCCGACCTGTTGCCGACCGTCGGCGCGGCGCGACGCCTGGCCGATCATCTGCAGCAGGATCTCGACAACGTGGTGACCGGCTTCAGCCTCCCCGCAATCGCCGAAGACGGCCTGCGCGCGGCCGTGTCCCAGGCGGTGCGCGACCTGCTGGCCGGCTCGGGCATCGACTGGTCGCTCGATCTGCCGGATGCGGCCGCGCGCACGCTCGATGCGCAGCCGTCGGCCGCGCACGAACTGCTGATGATCACGCACGAGGCGACGGCCAATGCGTTGCGCCATAGCGGCTGCCGCCGTATCGACATCGCGTGCGAACCGGGTGGCGCCGCACGCGCGTCGCCTGGTGCGTCATCGCGCTGGCAATGGATCGTGCGCGATGACGGCGACGGCTTCGATCCGGCTGCCGTGCCGGTGGGCATGGGGCTCGGCAACCTGCGCTGGCGCGCCGATGCGCTGCCCGGCGGCAAGCTCGACATCGTGTCGGGCGCGGACGGCACGCGCGTGACCGTCCATTTCAATCCGATGGAGACGGCATGA
- a CDS encoding DNA-binding protein, translated as MSDLAADEPRLTAEIERLKADFPKTRELYREACALLFFRFGITPTANRLYQLVRKGSMSTPTAVLGEFWAELREKSRVRIEHPDLPADLQAVAGELVAALWNRSSTDAAAALDALRAEVEAERAAAKAEVATLQAELARTETALEQRTAALLAAQVRIQELEQARAADDASRRALQSDIDRLKADNAEGDRALAQARADFTTQLDRLRDDASRAEERLRASEKRALQEIDRERLAAARLQKELDTTASRAEQRDAQQRKDVAALQAQLGDALHRCGVLQGQLDGAQATDAARGKELDALRREITVLARRAPVRGVKVAPAAERSERRARTRKRADDMPR; from the coding sequence ATGTCCGATCTCGCTGCCGACGAACCCCGCCTGACCGCCGAAATCGAGCGACTCAAGGCCGACTTCCCGAAAACCCGCGAGCTGTACCGCGAAGCCTGCGCGCTGCTGTTCTTCCGTTTCGGGATCACGCCCACCGCGAACCGCCTGTACCAGCTCGTTCGCAAGGGCAGCATGAGCACGCCGACGGCCGTCCTTGGCGAGTTCTGGGCCGAACTGCGGGAGAAGAGCCGCGTCCGCATCGAGCATCCCGATTTACCGGCCGATTTGCAGGCGGTGGCCGGCGAGCTGGTCGCGGCGTTGTGGAATCGTTCGAGCACCGATGCGGCTGCCGCGCTCGACGCACTGCGCGCGGAAGTCGAAGCCGAACGGGCCGCAGCGAAAGCGGAAGTCGCGACGCTGCAGGCCGAACTCGCGCGCACCGAAACCGCGCTGGAGCAACGCACGGCCGCGCTGCTGGCCGCGCAGGTCCGCATTCAGGAACTGGAGCAGGCGAGGGCGGCCGACGACGCCTCGCGGCGTGCACTCCAGTCGGATATCGATCGACTGAAGGCCGACAACGCGGAAGGCGACCGCGCACTCGCCCAGGCGCGCGCGGATTTCACGACGCAGCTCGACCGGTTGCGCGACGACGCGAGCCGAGCCGAGGAGCGCTTGCGCGCATCGGAGAAGCGGGCGCTGCAGGAGATCGATCGCGAGCGGCTCGCGGCCGCGCGACTGCAAAAAGAACTCGACACCACGGCCTCGCGCGCCGAGCAGCGCGATGCTCAGCAGCGCAAGGACGTGGCCGCGCTGCAGGCGCAACTCGGCGACGCGCTGCATCGGTGCGGGGTACTTCAGGGGCAGCTCGACGGCGCCCAGGCGACCGATGCGGCGCGCGGCAAGGAGCTCGATGCGCTGAGGCGCGAGATAACCGTACTCGCGCGCCGGGCGCCGGTACGCGGCGTCAAGGTGGCGCCGGCCGCGGAACGGAGCGAGCGAAGGGCGCGCACCAGGAAACGCGCCGACGACATGCCGCGCTGA
- a CDS encoding TetR/AcrR family transcriptional regulator, whose translation MNASSGAEVRQHILNIAKPIMLHKGFSAVGLNEILAAAGIPKGSFYHYFGSKEAFGEALLESYFEGYLAHLDNLLKHQAGTGAERLMTYWGNWLRTQCADDPEGKCLAVKLGAEVSDLSEAMRTVLRRGTSQIIERLAGGIDAALADGSLSAVDDPQHTAAILYELWLGATLLEKIHRNRKPLERAMVETRRMLNLPPAAHDGAQS comes from the coding sequence ATGAATGCATCTTCGGGCGCGGAAGTTCGCCAGCACATCCTGAATATCGCGAAGCCGATCATGCTCCACAAGGGGTTTTCGGCGGTCGGTCTGAACGAGATTCTCGCCGCTGCGGGCATCCCGAAGGGCTCGTTTTACCATTACTTCGGCTCGAAAGAGGCATTCGGCGAAGCGCTGCTCGAATCGTATTTCGAAGGTTATCTCGCACATCTCGACAACCTGCTCAAGCATCAGGCGGGCACGGGCGCCGAGCGCCTGATGACGTACTGGGGCAACTGGCTGCGCACGCAGTGCGCGGACGATCCGGAAGGCAAGTGTCTCGCAGTGAAACTCGGCGCGGAAGTGTCCGACCTGTCGGAAGCGATGCGTACGGTACTTCGGCGCGGCACGAGCCAGATCATCGAGCGGCTCGCGGGCGGCATTGACGCAGCACTCGCCGACGGCTCGCTGAGCGCGGTCGACGATCCTCAGCACACGGCGGCGATCCTGTACGAGCTGTGGCTGGGCGCAACGCTGCTGGAAAAGATTCACCGCAACCGCAAACCGCTCGAAAGGGCGATGGTCGAAACGCGGCGTATGCTGAACCTGCCGCCGGCCGCGCATGACGGAGCGCAGTCGTAA
- a CDS encoding NADP-dependent oxidoreductase has protein sequence MPQSKTANRQIILNSRPVGAPTPNDFRTESGNVPAPGAGQVLLRTVWLSLDPYMRGRMSDAPSYAAPVELGDVMVGGTVSRVVSSNLPAFREGDLVVAGAGWQDYALSDGRDLIPLGRDFAHPSYALGVLGMPGFTAYTGLLTIGEPKAGETVVVAAASGAVGAVVGQIAKLKGCRVIGIAGGADKCAYVTDTLGFDACIDHRDPAFAAQLKDACPNGIDVYFENVGGAVFDAVWPLLNDHARVPVCGLIAHYNDTALPAGPDRLPLLMSTILRKRIRVQGFIILDHYATGYAPFLKEMSEWVAQGKVKALEDVVPDLADAPEALIGLLAGKNFGKVVVRVGPDELA, from the coding sequence ATGCCGCAAAGCAAGACTGCAAACCGCCAGATCATCCTGAACTCGCGCCCGGTCGGCGCGCCGACGCCGAACGATTTCCGCACCGAATCCGGCAACGTGCCGGCGCCCGGCGCCGGCCAGGTGCTGCTGCGCACCGTCTGGCTGTCGCTCGACCCGTACATGCGCGGCCGGATGAGCGATGCGCCGTCCTACGCCGCGCCGGTCGAACTCGGCGACGTGATGGTCGGCGGCACGGTCAGCCGCGTCGTGTCGTCGAACCTGCCTGCATTCCGCGAGGGCGACCTCGTCGTCGCGGGCGCCGGCTGGCAGGACTATGCGCTGTCCGACGGACGTGACCTGATTCCGCTCGGACGCGACTTCGCCCATCCGTCGTACGCGCTCGGCGTGCTCGGCATGCCGGGCTTCACCGCCTATACCGGGCTGCTGACGATCGGCGAGCCGAAGGCCGGCGAAACCGTGGTCGTGGCAGCCGCGAGCGGGGCGGTCGGTGCGGTCGTCGGCCAGATCGCGAAGCTGAAGGGCTGCCGCGTGATCGGCATCGCGGGCGGCGCCGACAAATGCGCGTACGTCACCGACACGCTCGGCTTCGACGCGTGCATCGACCACCGCGACCCCGCGTTTGCCGCGCAACTGAAGGACGCGTGCCCGAACGGCATCGACGTCTATTTCGAGAACGTCGGCGGCGCCGTGTTCGACGCGGTCTGGCCGCTGCTCAACGATCACGCGCGCGTGCCCGTGTGCGGGCTGATCGCGCATTACAACGACACCGCGCTGCCGGCCGGCCCCGACCGCCTGCCGCTGTTGATGTCGACGATCCTGCGCAAGCGCATCCGCGTACAGGGTTTCATCATCCTCGATCACTATGCGACCGGCTATGCGCCGTTCCTGAAGGAAATGAGCGAGTGGGTCGCGCAGGGCAAGGTGAAGGCGCTGGAAGATGTCGTGCCCGACCTGGCCGACGCGCCGGAAGCGCTGATCGGCTTGCTCGCCGGCAAGAACTTCGGCAAGGTCGTCGTGCGCGTGGGCCCCGACGAACTGGCCTGA
- a CDS encoding putative quinol monooxygenase, with protein MALYVIASIFPKPEHVQDVEAELRSMVAATRTEPGNRRYDLFREQDGSPGLHLFEIYDDQAAFDAHLASPYFTAFRIKSADWFSAPPVLKVLSGIDVAE; from the coding sequence ATGGCGCTTTACGTGATTGCCTCGATATTCCCGAAACCCGAACACGTACAGGACGTCGAGGCCGAACTGCGCAGCATGGTCGCGGCGACCCGCACCGAACCCGGCAACCGCCGCTACGACCTGTTTCGCGAACAGGACGGCTCGCCCGGCCTGCACCTGTTCGAGATCTACGACGACCAGGCCGCGTTCGACGCGCATCTCGCGAGCCCGTACTTCACCGCGTTTCGCATCAAGTCCGCCGACTGGTTCTCGGCGCCGCCCGTCCTCAAGGTGCTGTCGGGCATCGACGTGGCCGAATAA